In Fibrobacter sp. UWB15, the following proteins share a genomic window:
- a CDS encoding inositol monophosphatase family protein gives MENQDYLKVAEALAKEAGALCLEIQQNLGDVKYKSKKDVVTRADIASEKLIVEGLRNAFPEHSVRTEEAGVIEGTDPRYRWIIDPVDGTVNFSRGIPFWGISIALHFEGKPLVAVVNLPRLGELYTAVKGGGAFMNGKPIHVSEESDPVHAIVSNGDFNVGDVAKINAQNSKNFAREAETFERVKCFGSAVIEGCFTACGRLDCFVMTMSYPWDIAAIALIVEEAGGKSTHIDGTPMQFVDAEQVIFSNGILHKTLIDTIL, from the coding sequence ATGGAAAATCAAGATTATTTAAAAGTTGCTGAGGCGCTTGCGAAGGAAGCGGGCGCTCTATGTCTTGAAATTCAACAGAACCTGGGTGATGTCAAGTACAAGTCCAAGAAGGACGTGGTGACACGTGCTGACATTGCAAGCGAAAAGCTGATTGTAGAAGGGCTTCGCAACGCGTTTCCGGAACATTCCGTTCGTACCGAAGAGGCGGGCGTTATTGAAGGCACAGACCCGCGATACCGCTGGATTATCGACCCGGTTGATGGTACGGTGAACTTTAGCCGCGGAATCCCGTTCTGGGGAATTTCGATTGCTCTTCACTTTGAAGGCAAACCGCTTGTCGCGGTGGTGAATCTGCCGCGTCTCGGTGAACTTTATACCGCGGTAAAGGGCGGGGGTGCTTTTATGAACGGCAAGCCGATTCATGTGAGCGAAGAATCGGACCCGGTGCATGCGATTGTGAGTAATGGCGATTTTAACGTGGGCGATGTAGCCAAAATCAATGCCCAGAATTCCAAGAATTTTGCCCGTGAAGCTGAAACTTTTGAACGCGTGAAATGCTTTGGCTCGGCCGTTATCGAAGGCTGTTTTACCGCCTGCGGGCGCTTGGACTGTTTTGTGATGACCATGAGCTACCCGTGGGATATTGCAGCCATAGCCTTGATTGTCGAAGAAGCTGGCGGCAAGTCGACCCATATTGACGGAACTCCCATGCAGTTCGTAGATGCCGAACAGGTTATTTTTAGTAACGGAATTTTACATAAAACGTTGATAGATACTATCTTGTAA
- the gdhA gene encoding NADP-specific glutamate dehydrogenase, with product MAIKNAYLQKVYDKVVARDPDQALFHQAVREFLESLDPVLEQDKSWETNGVIDRLVEPERVITFRVPWLDDKGNVQVNRGYRVQFNSAIGPYKGGIRLRNEVTLSMLKFLGFEQIFKNSLTTLPMGGGKGGSDFDPKGKSDNEVMRFCQSFMTELCKHVGADTDVPAGDQGTGAREIGYMFGQYKRIRNEFVGVLTGKGLSYGGSLARTEATGYGLCYFTREMLKDLANDSFQGKTVVISGSGNVAQFACQKATQLGGKVVTMSDSNGYIYDPNGINLDIVFDLKNVKRARISEYAKLVPGSEYHEGSKGVWTVKCDIALPCATQNELDLEGAKALIANGVKAVAEGANMPSTPEAIEAFQKAGVLFGPAKAANAGGVATSGLEMSQNSERLSWTFEEVDKKLEGIMKSIYAAASSAAVKYGQKGNLVMGANIAGFLKVADAMKWQGAV from the coding sequence ATGGCAATCAAGAATGCTTACCTTCAGAAAGTCTATGACAAGGTCGTCGCCCGTGACCCGGACCAGGCCCTCTTCCATCAGGCTGTCCGCGAATTCCTCGAATCCCTCGACCCCGTCCTCGAACAGGACAAGTCCTGGGAAACCAACGGCGTGATCGACCGCCTCGTCGAACCGGAACGCGTGATTACCTTCCGCGTGCCTTGGCTCGATGACAAGGGTAACGTTCAGGTGAACCGTGGCTACCGCGTGCAGTTCAACTCCGCCATCGGCCCCTACAAGGGCGGTATCCGTCTCCGTAACGAAGTGACGCTTTCCATGCTGAAGTTCCTCGGCTTCGAACAGATCTTCAAGAACAGCTTGACCACGCTCCCCATGGGCGGCGGCAAGGGCGGTTCCGACTTCGACCCGAAGGGCAAGAGCGACAACGAAGTGATGCGCTTCTGCCAGTCCTTCATGACTGAGCTTTGCAAGCACGTCGGTGCCGACACGGACGTTCCGGCTGGTGACCAGGGTACTGGCGCTCGCGAAATCGGTTACATGTTCGGTCAGTACAAGCGCATCCGCAACGAATTCGTGGGCGTTCTCACCGGTAAGGGCCTCTCCTATGGTGGTTCTCTCGCCCGTACCGAAGCTACCGGTTACGGTCTCTGCTACTTCACCCGCGAAATGCTCAAGGACCTCGCTAACGACTCCTTCCAGGGCAAGACCGTCGTGATTTCCGGTTCCGGTAACGTTGCTCAGTTCGCTTGCCAGAAGGCTACTCAGCTCGGTGGCAAGGTTGTTACGATGTCCGACTCCAACGGCTACATCTACGACCCGAACGGCATCAATCTCGACATCGTTTTCGACCTCAAGAACGTGAAGCGCGCCCGCATTAGCGAATACGCCAAGCTCGTTCCGGGTTCTGAATACCACGAAGGTTCTAAGGGTGTTTGGACGGTCAAGTGCGACATCGCTCTTCCGTGCGCAACCCAGAACGAACTCGACCTCGAAGGTGCCAAGGCCCTTATCGCTAACGGCGTGAAGGCCGTTGCCGAAGGTGCAAACATGCCGTCTACTCCGGAAGCTATCGAAGCCTTCCAGAAGGCAGGCGTTCTCTTTGGACCTGCCAAGGCTGCTAACGCTGGTGGCGTTGCTACCTCCGGTCTCGAAATGTCCCAGAACTCCGAACGTCTCTCCTGGACCTTCGAAGAAGTGGACAAGAAGCTCGAAGGCATCATGAAGAGCATCTACGCCGCTGCTTCCTCTGCCGCTGTCAAGTACGGCCAGAAGGGCAACCTCGTGATGGGTGCAAACATCGCCGGCTTCCTCAAGGTTGCCGATGCCATGAAGTGGCAGGGCGCTGTGTAA
- a CDS encoding glycoside hydrolase family 9 protein, which produces MNCRKYLLSGLAVFGLAATSAVAALSTDDYVEAAWMTTRFFGAQRSGQGPNWILDGTSNPTSFTKDSYNGKDVSGGWFDCGDHVMYGQSQGYASYVLALAYAEFTEGFYDLYTGDYTDYKAANNYSMKSGKANKVRDLLEELRYEADFWTKAAIDGNSFVTVKGDGNADHQKWVTAGAMSKLGSGEGGEPRSITGNANDGFTPGLAAAMLAVMARVDPDTVNQAKYLKAAKTAYSYAKSHKGVTNSQGFYESSWWDGRWEDGPFLAELELYRTTNEESYKKSAVERYENLKFSLGEGTHFMYSNVVPLSAVMAEAVFEETPHGMRKEAVGVLDLIYDEKAKDGIFQNPSGMGSGKFPVRVPSGGAFLYALSDKFNNTDEHMKMIEKNVGYLLGDNGSKKSYVVGFNKNGANAPSRPHHRGYYGNENAGVEVGGAPNPPEKNKLLGGMIAGDFTSGNHDGNTSNWQTNEVCVDLNAPLVGALGYILSKKAPKTDEELGIKSVVKKDTVSKDTVKKDTTKKDTSDAIIPRLSLTKNFNLVSSGSMVSISQVLNMPFRVQVFDLTGKLLQEIKGEGHNLQFKIQGKGVFRVRVISARASEIFTVKTY; this is translated from the coding sequence ATGAATTGTAGAAAATACCTTTTGTCGGGCCTTGCCGTTTTTGGTTTGGCTGCGACGAGTGCTGTTGCAGCACTTAGCACCGACGACTATGTGGAAGCTGCGTGGATGACGACCCGATTCTTCGGTGCGCAGCGTTCTGGCCAGGGCCCCAACTGGATTTTGGATGGCACGAGCAATCCGACTAGCTTTACCAAGGATAGTTATAATGGTAAAGACGTGAGCGGCGGTTGGTTTGACTGCGGTGACCACGTGATGTATGGCCAGTCTCAGGGTTATGCCTCTTATGTGCTCGCCTTGGCCTATGCCGAATTTACTGAAGGATTCTATGACCTTTATACCGGTGACTACACCGACTACAAGGCCGCCAATAACTACTCCATGAAGAGCGGTAAGGCCAACAAGGTGCGTGACTTGCTCGAAGAACTCCGCTACGAAGCAGATTTCTGGACCAAGGCTGCTATCGATGGCAACAGCTTTGTGACGGTCAAGGGCGACGGTAATGCCGACCATCAGAAATGGGTGACTGCCGGTGCCATGAGTAAGCTTGGTTCGGGCGAAGGTGGCGAACCGCGCTCGATTACGGGTAACGCAAACGACGGCTTTACTCCGGGCCTTGCTGCCGCTATGCTTGCTGTCATGGCTCGTGTCGACCCCGATACGGTAAACCAGGCCAAGTACCTGAAGGCTGCAAAGACAGCTTATTCTTATGCCAAGAGCCACAAGGGTGTTACGAACTCGCAGGGCTTCTATGAATCCAGCTGGTGGGATGGCCGTTGGGAAGATGGTCCGTTCCTTGCTGAACTCGAACTTTACCGCACGACGAACGAAGAATCCTACAAGAAGTCTGCCGTTGAACGCTATGAAAATCTGAAGTTCAGTTTGGGCGAAGGCACGCACTTTATGTACAGCAACGTGGTGCCTCTGTCTGCCGTGATGGCCGAAGCCGTGTTCGAAGAAACTCCGCATGGCATGCGTAAGGAAGCCGTTGGCGTGTTGGATTTGATTTACGATGAAAAGGCTAAGGACGGCATTTTCCAGAATCCGAGCGGAATGGGTTCGGGCAAGTTCCCGGTGCGAGTTCCGTCTGGCGGCGCATTCCTGTATGCGTTGAGCGACAAGTTCAACAATACAGACGAACACATGAAGATGATCGAAAAGAATGTGGGTTACTTGCTCGGCGACAACGGTAGCAAGAAGTCTTATGTGGTTGGCTTTAACAAAAACGGTGCAAATGCTCCGTCTAGACCGCACCATCGTGGCTACTATGGCAACGAAAATGCGGGTGTCGAAGTGGGCGGCGCTCCGAATCCTCCTGAAAAGAACAAGCTCTTGGGCGGTATGATTGCTGGCGACTTTACGAGTGGCAATCACGACGGCAATACGTCTAACTGGCAGACGAACGAAGTTTGCGTTGACTTGAACGCTCCGCTCGTTGGCGCTCTCGGCTATATCTTGAGCAAGAAGGCTCCAAAGACCGACGAAGAACTTGGCATCAAGTCTGTTGTCAAGAAAGATACCGTTAGCAAGGATACAGTCAAGAAGGACACCACCAAGAAAGATACCAGCGATGCAATCATCCCGCGTCTTTCTTTGACCAAGAATTTCAATTTGGTCTCGAGCGGTTCCATGGTGAGCATCTCTCAGGTCTTGAATATGCCTTTCAGGGTGCAGGTCTTTGACCTGACCGGTAAGCTTTTGCAGGAAATCAAGGGCGAAGGTCACAACCTTCAGTTCAAGATTCAGGGTAAGGGTGTATTCCGTGTGCGAGTTATCTCGGCTCGAGCTAGCGAAATTTTCACGGTCAAGACTTACTAG